A stretch of Toxoplasma gondii ME49 chromosome V, whole genome shotgun sequence DNA encodes these proteins:
- a CDS encoding hypothetical protein (encoded by transcript TGME49_283540~Signal peptide predicted by SignalP 2.0 HMM (probability 0.907) with cleavage site probability 0.712 at residue 42), giving the protein MHTKMTDGAKLYRRSMTTATTTGFFLLACWFLPSSCIQGSEALSTTATTQPISNVTRYPEQHTVARSAADVAKALAEKVAREAMKNAYNDVFRNWTGIAHPDFHNGDAETCKIVLSFDVAKKKNAMGSVTKILSVTVNNARGQLTVKYLERPNVRNATNVRRASSWVRRKLALETADEVVSVTETIDVPQACIADNHSRYFVVTRRKNVIDTRVFAVVIELELHPGPYLVPRDISRIAELDRILKEHERETFTEGKWVTLPGCMMLIRVRETLKRAPRLTIDAYRGSVQFREDELKSLGSQALPQGCTWDGPSAVGVVTRHDRSADANLWDVLLFMADAPSHVQFEYTLPKEADVERNSDLSSGFASGPGEQDDNI; this is encoded by the exons ATGCACACCAAAATGACGGACGGAGCAAAATTATATCGTCGCTCAATGACGACAGCCACAACCACAGGCTTTTTTCTGTTGGCATGCTGGTTCTTGCCATCGAGCTGTATCCAGG GCAGTGAGGCATTATCCACGACAGCCACTACGCAGCCGATATCAAATGTGACTCGCTATCCTGAGCAACATACTGTCGCCAGAAGTGCCGCCGACGTGGCTAAGGCACTGGCGGAGAAGGTAGCCCGCGAAGCAATGAAGAATGCGTATAACGATGTTTTCAGGAATTGGACAGGTATCGCTCATCCCGATTTCCACAACGGTGACGCTGAAACCTGCAAGATTGTTCTGAGCTTCGACgtagcgaagaagaaaaatgCCATGGGCAGCGTCACGAAGATCCTGTCGGTAACTGTGAACAATGCAAGGGGGCAGCTGACAGTCAAATACCTTGAACGACCGAATGTCCGGAATGCAACTAACGTTAGACGTGCCTCTTCTTGGGTGAGGAGGAAGCTCGCTCTAGAAACTGCAGATGAGGTTGTCTCAGTGACGGAGACCATTGATGTGCCACAAGCATGTATCGCTGACAATCACTCGCGCTATTTCGTCGTCACGCGACGGAAAAATGTGATAGACACCCGTGTTTTCGCTGTCGTTATCGAACTAGAGCTACATCCCGGACCCTATCTCGTTCCACGAGACATCTCGAGGATAGCGGAGCTCGACCGGATCCTCAAAGAGCACGAACGCGAAACTTTCACGGAAGGAAAATGGGTTACTCTCCCGGGTTGCATGATGTTAATCAGGGTTAGAGAGACATTAAAAAGGGCACCGCGTCTCACAATTGACGCTTACCGTGGGTCTGTTCAGTTtcgagaagacgagctgAAGAGCTTAGGCTCCCAGGCGCTACCCCAAGGGTGCACTTGGGATGGCCCCAGTGCTGTAGGCGTTGTGACCCGCCACGACAGATCTGCGGATGCTAACCTGTGGGACGTTCTGTTGTTCATGGCCGATGCCCCCTCGCATGTTCAGTTCGAATACACACTTCCTAAAGAGGCTGACGTCGAACGGAACAGTGACCTGAGTTCCGGGTTCGCTTCAGGTCCTGGCGAGCAAGATGACAATATATAG